Proteins encoded together in one Streptomyces umbrinus window:
- a CDS encoding aminotransferase-like domain-containing protein: MQERSSVGDLANRLRGELNRYSPGGKLPSSRALVERFRVSPVTVSRALAQLAAEGLVVTRPGAGAFRAAPRDAGPAVGDTSWQEVALSADSAAELVPRTVDASAVVATLAAPPPGVVEFNGGYLHPSLQPERAMSAALSQAGRRPGAWGRPPVDGLPELREWFARGIGGAVTAAEVLITAGGQSGLTTALRALAPPGAPVLVESPTYPGMLAIARAAGLRPVPVPVDRDGVKPALLADALRATGARVFVCQPLFQNPTGAVLAPERRGEVLRIARDAGAFVIEDDFVRRLVHEDSGPLPRPLASEDPDGVVVHVCSLTKATSPSFRVSALAARGPVLERLRAIQVVDTFFVPRPLQEAALELVGSPAWPRHLRAVATELRNRRDTMTAALLLNLPELALPHIPSGGYHLWLRLPHGTDEQALFTAALRSGVAVTPGRPYFSAEPPAAHLRLSFAAVAGTAEIAEGVRRLRAACDEVLRA, from the coding sequence ATGCAAGAGCGTAGCAGTGTCGGTGATCTGGCCAATCGGTTGAGGGGTGAGCTGAACCGCTACTCTCCAGGTGGAAAGCTGCCGTCCAGTCGGGCCCTCGTTGAGCGGTTCCGAGTGAGTCCCGTGACCGTGTCCCGGGCGCTGGCTCAACTGGCCGCCGAGGGGCTGGTGGTCACACGGCCCGGAGCCGGCGCGTTCCGGGCCGCGCCGCGCGATGCCGGGCCGGCCGTCGGGGACACGTCCTGGCAGGAGGTCGCGCTGAGCGCCGACTCCGCCGCCGAACTCGTACCGCGCACGGTGGACGCCTCCGCGGTGGTCGCCACGCTCGCCGCCCCGCCGCCGGGAGTCGTCGAGTTCAACGGCGGCTATCTGCACCCCTCGCTCCAGCCGGAGCGGGCGATGTCCGCCGCCCTGTCCCAAGCCGGCCGCCGCCCCGGCGCCTGGGGGCGTCCGCCCGTGGACGGGCTGCCGGAGTTGCGCGAGTGGTTCGCGCGGGGCATCGGCGGTGCCGTCACCGCCGCCGAGGTGCTCATCACGGCCGGCGGCCAGTCCGGGCTGACCACCGCGCTGCGCGCGCTCGCCCCGCCCGGCGCTCCGGTCCTCGTCGAGTCGCCCACCTACCCCGGCATGCTGGCGATCGCCCGCGCCGCCGGCCTCAGACCCGTGCCGGTGCCCGTGGACCGGGACGGTGTGAAACCGGCGCTGCTCGCCGACGCCCTGAGGGCGACCGGCGCCCGCGTCTTCGTCTGCCAGCCGCTCTTCCAGAACCCCACCGGCGCGGTGCTCGCCCCCGAGCGACGCGGCGAGGTACTGCGGATCGCGCGCGACGCGGGCGCGTTCGTCATCGAGGACGACTTCGTGCGCCGACTCGTGCACGAGGACTCTGGGCCGCTGCCGCGTCCGCTGGCCTCGGAGGACCCCGACGGAGTCGTCGTGCACGTCTGCTCCCTCACCAAGGCGACCTCGCCGAGCTTCCGGGTGAGTGCGCTGGCCGCCCGCGGCCCCGTACTCGAACGGCTGCGGGCGATCCAGGTCGTCGACACCTTCTTCGTGCCGCGCCCGCTCCAGGAGGCGGCCCTGGAACTCGTCGGCTCGCCCGCCTGGCCACGGCATCTGCGTGCCGTCGCGACCGAGCTGAGGAACCGCCGCGACACGATGACCGCCGCACTCCTTCTGAACCTTCCCGAACTCGCCCTGCCCCACATCCCGTCCGGCGGCTACCACCTGTGGCTGCGCCTCCCCCACGGCACGGACGAACAGGCCCTGTTCACCGCCGCGCTCCGCTCGGGCGTCGCCGTCACCCCGGGCCGCCCCTACTTCAGCGCCGAACCCCCGGCCGCACACCTGCGGCTGAGCTTCGCGGCGGTCGCGGGGACGGCGGAGATCGCAGAGGGCGTACGGAGGCTGCGGGCAGCCTGTGACGAGGTGCTCCGGGCCTGA
- a CDS encoding DUF1918 domain-containing protein, giving the protein MQATVGDQLLVHGRIVGQHDRVAEVIEVLGQKGSPPYRVRFEDGHETLMSPGPDCVVQHHKDTAH; this is encoded by the coding sequence ATGCAAGCAACCGTAGGCGACCAACTGCTGGTGCACGGCAGGATCGTCGGGCAGCACGACCGGGTCGCGGAAGTCATCGAGGTGCTCGGGCAGAAGGGCAGCCCCCCTTACCGGGTCCGCTTCGAGGACGGCCACGAGACCCTGATGTCACCCGGCCCCGACTGCGTGGTCCAGCACCACAAGGACACAGCCCACTAG
- a CDS encoding VOC family protein produces MALRPVQVNIKALDGLAVGRFWAEALGWSVFSPGVTTYVGPGGDLVRPHPVAVCIDVAPVPEPKTATKNRTHLDLATTSAGHQTELVARLKALGAKPVDVGQRDVPWTVLADPEGNEFCVLEPRDVYRDTGPIAAVVVDCVDPRAMARFWGEATDWTLHEVTDDHASLRSAKGGGPYLEFLRSPDVKTVPDRIHFDLLPYPGDDKAAEVDRLRALGAIDLDLGQGDVPWTCLTDPEGHEFCVLAPS; encoded by the coding sequence ATGGCACTGCGACCTGTTCAGGTGAACATCAAGGCTCTCGATGGCTTGGCGGTCGGCCGGTTCTGGGCGGAGGCACTCGGCTGGAGTGTGTTCAGCCCCGGCGTGACCACCTACGTCGGACCCGGCGGCGACCTCGTCCGGCCGCACCCGGTCGCCGTCTGCATCGACGTCGCTCCCGTCCCGGAACCCAAGACGGCGACGAAGAACCGTACGCACCTCGATCTCGCCACCACCTCCGCGGGCCATCAGACGGAGCTGGTCGCGCGCCTGAAGGCGCTCGGTGCGAAGCCTGTCGACGTGGGTCAGCGAGACGTGCCGTGGACGGTCCTCGCCGACCCCGAGGGCAACGAGTTCTGCGTGCTGGAGCCGCGGGACGTCTACCGGGACACCGGGCCGATCGCCGCGGTGGTGGTCGACTGCGTGGATCCTCGGGCCATGGCCCGGTTCTGGGGCGAGGCGACGGACTGGACCCTGCACGAGGTGACCGACGATCACGCGTCGCTGCGCTCCGCCAAGGGTGGCGGCCCGTATCTCGAGTTCCTCCGCTCGCCCGACGTGAAGACCGTGCCGGACCGCATCCACTTCGACCTGCTGCCCTACCCCGGCGACGACAAGGCCGCAGAGGTGGACCGGCTGCGCGCCCTCGGCGCCATCGACCTCGACCTCGGCCAGGGCGACGTCCCGTGGACGTGCCTGACCGACCCTGAGGGCCACGAGTTCTGCGTCCTCGCCCCGTCCTGA
- a CDS encoding glycoside hydrolase family 10 protein, producing MGRMSRRGFATAAAVGLSGLVTAGLTAAVDVSGGDGSGDDSRPRKRRAPGGELRGMWVATVANRDWPSKPGLTADRQRTELLGHLDQAVARRLNAVIFQVRPTADALWSSPYEPWAQCLTGVQGKAPGWDPLGTAVKEAHARGLELHAWFNPYRIANHTDPTKLVASHPARKHPDWVVPYGGKLYYNPGLPEVRTFVQDAMLDAVKKYAVDAVHWDDYFYPYPVAGQVFDDDDAYAKYGDGFADRAAWRRDNIDRLVLETAARIKKVRPGTKFGISPFGVWRNATTDSRGSDTRAGVQTYDDLHADTRKWVRQGWIDYIVPQLYWNIGFAAADYAKLVPWWAETARGSSTKLYVGEALYKAGDPAQPAAWQDVAELSRHLTFARDHPEVRGHVFFSAREVAADSIGAMARVVADHYKQPAKPARRA from the coding sequence ATGGGGCGTATGTCACGTCGGGGATTCGCGACGGCCGCGGCGGTCGGGCTGTCGGGACTCGTGACGGCGGGACTGACGGCGGCGGTGGATGTCTCCGGGGGCGACGGATCCGGCGACGACTCCCGGCCCCGCAAGCGCCGCGCTCCGGGAGGCGAGCTGCGCGGCATGTGGGTGGCGACCGTCGCCAACCGCGACTGGCCCTCGAAGCCCGGGCTGACCGCGGACCGGCAGCGCACCGAACTGCTCGGGCACCTCGACCAGGCGGTGGCGCGCCGGCTGAACGCGGTGATCTTCCAGGTGCGGCCCACCGCCGACGCCCTGTGGTCCTCGCCGTACGAGCCCTGGGCCCAGTGCCTCACCGGTGTCCAGGGAAAGGCCCCCGGCTGGGACCCGCTCGGCACCGCGGTGAAGGAGGCCCACGCGCGCGGTCTGGAACTGCACGCCTGGTTCAACCCGTACCGGATCGCCAACCACACCGACCCGACGAAGCTCGTCGCCTCGCACCCCGCGCGCAAGCACCCCGACTGGGTCGTGCCGTACGGCGGGAAGCTGTACTACAACCCGGGTCTGCCCGAGGTCCGCACGTTCGTCCAGGACGCGATGCTCGACGCGGTGAAGAAGTACGCCGTGGACGCCGTGCACTGGGACGACTACTTCTACCCGTATCCGGTGGCGGGCCAGGTCTTCGACGACGACGACGCGTACGCCAAGTACGGCGACGGCTTCGCCGACCGGGCGGCCTGGCGGCGGGACAACATCGACCGGCTGGTGCTGGAGACGGCCGCCCGGATCAAGAAGGTCCGGCCGGGCACGAAGTTCGGGATCAGCCCCTTCGGGGTGTGGCGCAACGCCACGACCGACTCACGGGGCTCGGACACCCGGGCCGGGGTGCAGACGTACGACGATCTGCACGCCGACACCAGGAAGTGGGTCCGGCAGGGCTGGATCGACTACATCGTCCCGCAGCTCTACTGGAACATCGGCTTCGCCGCCGCGGACTACGCGAAGCTGGTCCCCTGGTGGGCCGAGACCGCGCGCGGCAGCAGCACGAAGCTGTACGTCGGTGAGGCGCTCTACAAGGCCGGTGACCCCGCGCAGCCCGCAGCCTGGCAGGACGTGGCCGAGCTGTCCCGCCACCTCACCTTCGCGCGGGACCATCCCGAGGTGCGCGGGCATGTGTTCTTCTCCGCCAGGGAAGTGGCGGCCGACAGCATCGGGGCCATGGCACGCGTGGTCGCCGACCACTACAAGCAGCCGGCGAAGCCCGCGCGCAGGGCCTAG
- a CDS encoding DUF6314 family protein, producing MSEYWPVTDVLAYLTGSWRVERSVRDLASGAQGSFSGTTVFEPLDDEKGLLHHESGTFVWQDVTRPAERTLRFLADGDGAGRADVRFADGRPFHDLDLTSGRHVTDHPCAADLYRGEFTVRDADHWRTVWRVGGPTKDLLLTTDYTRDTGQDPEHASKRKPGQG from the coding sequence ATGTCCGAATACTGGCCGGTGACCGATGTGCTGGCGTATCTGACGGGCAGTTGGCGCGTGGAACGTTCGGTGCGGGATCTCGCGAGCGGGGCCCAGGGCTCGTTCAGCGGGACGACGGTGTTCGAGCCGCTCGACGACGAGAAGGGGCTGCTCCACCACGAGTCCGGCACCTTCGTGTGGCAGGACGTGACCCGCCCCGCCGAGCGCACCCTGCGGTTCCTGGCGGACGGCGACGGAGCCGGCCGGGCCGACGTACGGTTCGCGGACGGCCGCCCCTTCCACGACCTGGACCTGACCTCCGGGCGGCACGTCACCGACCATCCGTGCGCGGCGGACCTCTACCGGGGCGAGTTCACCGTGCGCGACGCTGACCACTGGCGGACGGTGTGGCGGGTGGGCGGCCCCACCAAGGACCTGCTCCTCACGACGGACTACACGCGGGACACCGGACAGGACCCCGAGCACGCCTCCAAGCGCAAACCAGGGCAGGGCTAG
- a CDS encoding histidine phosphatase family protein: MHVRVTLVAAARSSSLLAERFDDDRPLDQAGWGEVQRVAHMLVPLAAAELRYCSPTPRSRATGDALGLAPLAQPALRDCDMGRWRGLTLGEAMAREPEAVDAWLADPYSAAHGGESLVEFIQRVGGWLDTRPADDGGRIVAVAEPAVVRAALVYVLKTHPSAYWNLDVRPLSTATLTGRAGRWNLRFEAQSERL, encoded by the coding sequence ATGCATGTTCGGGTCACGCTGGTCGCCGCCGCCCGCAGTTCCTCGCTGCTCGCCGAGCGTTTCGACGACGACCGGCCGCTTGACCAGGCGGGCTGGGGCGAGGTGCAGCGCGTCGCGCACATGCTGGTGCCGTTGGCGGCGGCCGAGCTGCGGTACTGCTCGCCGACGCCGCGCAGCCGGGCGACCGGTGACGCGCTGGGCCTCGCGCCGCTGGCCCAGCCGGCCCTGCGGGACTGCGACATGGGGCGCTGGCGCGGGCTGACGCTCGGCGAGGCGATGGCCCGCGAACCCGAGGCCGTGGACGCCTGGCTCGCCGACCCGTACTCCGCGGCGCACGGCGGGGAGTCGCTGGTGGAGTTCATCCAGCGGGTGGGCGGCTGGCTCGACACCCGCCCGGCCGACGACGGGGGCCGTATCGTCGCGGTGGCCGAGCCCGCCGTCGTACGGGCCGCCCTCGTCTACGTCCTGAAGACGCACCCGTCGGCGTACTGGAACCTCGACGTCCGCCCCTTGTCGACGGCCACGCTCACCGGCCGGGCCGGGCGCTGGAACCTCCGCTTCGAGGCGCAGTCCGAACGCCTCTAG
- a CDS encoding alpha-L-arabinofuranosidase C-terminal domain-containing protein, with amino-acid sequence MSRTRTRWRLSLTATALLAASFLVPAPVNAAAEDVTAEDTTDYAITVDPKTSGAKIDDTMYGVFFEDINRAADGGLYAELVQNRSFEYSKADNGSYTSLTSWAATGTAKTVDDDGRLNARNRTYLALDGGSSVTNSGYNTGISVEKGKVYDVSVWARAEGRPALTVTLQDADGELAEARRVTARGGWAKYTARFTATRTSATGRLTVAAAGPVALDMISLIPRDTYKGHGLRKDLAQKIAALDPAFVRFPGGCLVNTGSMQDYSEASNWERKRSYQWKDTVGPVEQRATNANFWGYNQSYGLGYHEYFQFSEDIGAMPLPVVPALVTGCGQNRAVDDEALLQRHIQDTLDLIEYANGPVTSEWGRKRAKAGHPKPFHLTHLAVGNEENLPNEYFERFKKFRAAIEAKYPDITVVSNSGPDDSGSTFDTAWKLNREANVDMVDEHYYNSPQWFLQNNDRYDSYDRNGPKVFLGEYASQGNTFKNALSEAAFMTGLERNADIVKLASYAPLLANEDYVQWRPDLIWFNNHASWNSANYEVQKLFMRNVGDRVVPSTATGTPSLSGPITGAVGLSTWATTAAYDDVSVTGADGTALLSDDFSGDASKWTHTGGGSWSVQDGQYVQSDEAAENTMVSAGDPAWHDYDLHVKATKKSGKEGFLVAFGVKDTGNYYWWNLGGWNNTQSAVEQAVDGGKSTLVSKAGSIETGRAYDIDIKVRGRQVTLLLDGKEWGSFTDDKPAEPFRQVVTKDKRTGDLIVKVVNAQAADARTAIDLGGAKVRPKAGVTTLAAAPDAVNTETEAPVAPVTSTFSGVADRFTYTFPANSVTFLRIKKG; translated from the coding sequence ATGTCACGCACCCGCACCCGCTGGAGACTCTCTCTGACGGCCACCGCACTGCTGGCCGCGTCCTTCCTCGTCCCGGCCCCGGTGAACGCCGCCGCCGAGGACGTCACCGCCGAGGACACCACCGACTACGCGATCACCGTCGACCCGAAGACCTCGGGCGCGAAGATCGACGACACGATGTACGGGGTCTTCTTCGAGGACATCAACCGGGCCGCGGACGGCGGCCTGTACGCGGAGCTCGTGCAGAACCGGTCCTTCGAGTACTCGAAGGCCGACAACGGCTCGTACACGTCGCTCACCTCCTGGGCGGCCACCGGCACCGCGAAGACCGTGGACGACGACGGCCGACTGAACGCCCGCAACCGCACCTACCTCGCCCTGGACGGCGGCTCGTCCGTCACCAACTCCGGCTACAACACCGGTATTTCGGTCGAGAAGGGCAAGGTCTACGACGTCTCGGTGTGGGCCCGAGCGGAGGGAAGACCGGCCCTCACGGTCACTCTCCAGGACGCCGACGGCGAACTCGCCGAGGCCAGGCGCGTGACCGCCCGCGGCGGCTGGGCGAAGTACACGGCACGCTTCACCGCGACCCGTACCAGCGCCACCGGCCGGCTCACCGTGGCCGCCGCCGGCCCCGTCGCGCTCGACATGATCTCGCTCATCCCGCGCGACACGTACAAGGGCCACGGTCTGCGCAAGGACCTCGCCCAGAAGATCGCCGCCCTCGACCCCGCCTTCGTCCGTTTCCCGGGCGGCTGCCTGGTCAACACGGGCTCCATGCAGGACTACAGCGAGGCCTCCAACTGGGAGCGCAAGCGCTCGTACCAGTGGAAGGACACCGTCGGACCCGTCGAGCAGCGGGCGACGAACGCCAACTTCTGGGGCTACAACCAGAGTTACGGGCTCGGCTACCACGAGTACTTCCAGTTCTCCGAGGACATCGGCGCCATGCCGCTGCCCGTCGTGCCCGCGCTCGTCACCGGCTGCGGCCAGAACAGGGCCGTCGACGACGAGGCGCTCCTCCAGCGGCACATCCAGGACACCCTGGACCTCATCGAGTACGCCAACGGTCCCGTGACCAGCGAGTGGGGCCGGAAGCGGGCGAAGGCGGGTCACCCGAAGCCCTTCCACCTCACGCACCTCGCGGTCGGCAACGAGGAGAACCTGCCGAACGAGTACTTCGAGCGCTTCAAGAAGTTCCGCGCGGCCATCGAGGCGAAGTACCCGGACATCACCGTCGTCTCCAACTCCGGCCCGGACGACAGCGGTTCGACGTTCGACACGGCCTGGAAGCTCAACCGGGAAGCGAACGTCGACATGGTCGACGAGCACTACTACAACAGCCCGCAGTGGTTCCTCCAGAACAACGACCGCTACGACTCGTACGACAGGAACGGGCCGAAGGTCTTCCTCGGCGAGTACGCCTCGCAGGGCAACACCTTCAAGAACGCCCTCTCCGAAGCCGCGTTCATGACCGGCCTGGAGCGCAACGCGGACATCGTGAAGCTCGCCTCGTACGCCCCGCTGCTCGCCAACGAGGACTACGTGCAGTGGCGCCCCGACCTGATCTGGTTCAACAACCACGCGTCCTGGAACTCGGCCAACTACGAGGTCCAGAAGCTCTTCATGCGCAACGTCGGCGACCGGGTCGTGCCCTCGACCGCGACCGGTACACCCTCGCTGAGCGGGCCCATCACGGGCGCGGTCGGCCTGTCGACGTGGGCGACGACCGCCGCGTACGACGATGTGTCGGTGACCGGTGCGGACGGTACGGCGCTGCTCAGCGACGACTTCTCCGGTGACGCCTCCAAGTGGACCCACACGGGAGGCGGCAGCTGGAGCGTCCAGGACGGGCAGTACGTGCAGAGCGACGAGGCGGCCGAGAACACCATGGTCTCCGCGGGCGACCCGGCCTGGCACGACTACGACCTGCATGTGAAGGCCACCAAGAAGTCCGGCAAGGAGGGCTTCCTCGTCGCCTTCGGCGTCAAGGACACCGGCAACTACTACTGGTGGAACCTGGGCGGCTGGAACAACACCCAGTCCGCGGTCGAACAGGCCGTGGACGGCGGCAAGTCGACGCTCGTCTCCAAGGCCGGGTCCATCGAGACGGGCCGCGCCTACGACATCGACATCAAGGTGCGCGGCCGACAGGTGACCCTCCTCCTCGACGGGAAGGAGTGGGGCAGCTTCACCGACGACAAGCCGGCCGAGCCGTTCCGGCAGGTGGTCACCAAGGACAAGAGGACCGGTGACCTGATCGTCAAGGTGGTCAACGCCCAGGCGGCGGACGCCCGTACGGCGATCGACCTCGGCGGCGCGAAGGTCCGCCCGAAGGCCGGGGTGACCACGCTGGCCGCCGCGCCCGACGCCGTGAACACCGAGACGGAGGCGCCCGTCGCGCCGGTCACGTCCACGTTCTCGGGAGTGGCCGACAGGTTCACGTACACCTTCCCGGCGAACTCGGTGACGTTCCTGCGGATCAAGAAGGGGTGA
- a CDS encoding DMT family transporter: MRAQDSATAQTAIAVPVAPGPGRPATGRGSAARAGTLQATLGVTAFSLTFPATAWGLEGFGPWSLVAVRTVLAAVIAGGCLLALRVPLPGRRHWAGLAVVAAGVVLGFPLLTTLALQTSTTAHAAVVVGLLPLTTALFSALRVGTRPSRTFWVAASAGAAVVIAFTVQQSGGALTSADAYLFAALLVCAAGYTEGGRLARVMPGWQVIGWALVLCLPVTVPVAVVALSYEPVQLTAHSVTGLLWVAAGSQFVGLVVWYRGMAAIGIPKASQLQLAQPLLTLVWSVLLLGEHLTPAAPLTAAAVLVCIAVTQRARG; this comes from the coding sequence ATGAGAGCACAGGATAGCGCTACTGCGCAGACCGCGATAGCGGTGCCCGTCGCCCCCGGACCCGGTCGGCCCGCCACGGGCCGGGGCTCCGCCGCGAGGGCCGGCACCCTCCAGGCCACCCTCGGCGTCACGGCGTTCTCCCTCACCTTCCCGGCCACCGCCTGGGGTCTTGAGGGGTTCGGCCCCTGGTCGCTCGTCGCCGTACGGACCGTTCTGGCGGCCGTCATCGCGGGCGGCTGCCTGCTCGCCCTGCGGGTACCGCTCCCCGGCCGCCGTCACTGGGCGGGCCTGGCCGTCGTCGCCGCCGGAGTCGTGCTCGGCTTCCCACTGCTGACGACCCTCGCCCTGCAGACGTCGACCACCGCGCACGCCGCGGTCGTGGTCGGACTGCTCCCCCTGACCACGGCCCTGTTCTCGGCCCTGCGCGTCGGCACCCGCCCCTCGCGCACCTTCTGGGTCGCGGCGTCAGCGGGCGCGGCCGTGGTGATCGCGTTCACCGTGCAGCAGAGCGGCGGCGCGCTGACCAGCGCGGACGCCTATCTCTTCGCGGCATTGCTGGTCTGCGCCGCGGGATACACGGAGGGCGGCCGGCTGGCCCGCGTGATGCCGGGCTGGCAGGTCATCGGCTGGGCGCTGGTCCTGTGCCTGCCGGTGACGGTTCCCGTGGCCGTGGTCGCGCTGTCGTACGAGCCCGTGCAGCTGACCGCGCACAGCGTGACCGGGCTGCTGTGGGTCGCGGCGGGCTCCCAGTTCGTCGGTCTGGTCGTCTGGTACCGCGGCATGGCGGCGATCGGCATCCCGAAGGCCAGCCAGTTGCAGTTGGCCCAGCCACTGCTCACACTGGTGTGGTCGGTGCTGCTCCTGGGCGAGCATCTGACACCGGCCGCACCGCTGACGGCTGCGGCCGTGCTCGTCTGCATCGCCGTCACCCAACGGGCCCGGGGTTGA
- a CDS encoding outer membrane protein assembly factor BamB family protein, translating into MPVGSDRAHGVGTGGNGVRRMVSLESRERWRFASGHGGMSRPAVADGVVHVSSGPELYALDAATGQQRWSFVTGHDRISPLAPVVAGSVVHFGSDDAMGVVYALDAPTGRQLWKAGTGAPVSSRAAVADGMVYIGNGNGLRALDATTGEQRWELTGGEVLGCPAVADGVVYAHVGGERDNKGLHAVDAATGERRWRFTTGREWNEASVPAVSGGTVFLSSGSSLYAVDAHDGRRKWECRTGHYVTASPAVADGLVHCGSWDNHHYAVDAATGEPRWRFAADGAVASSAAVADGLVHFGSWDHHLYTVDAATGALRGKFPAGHRVGSPTVVDGVVYVGTLNGHLLALRSPTTEPERTGD; encoded by the coding sequence ATGCCCGTGGGCTCCGACCGGGCCCACGGGGTGGGGACGGGCGGAAACGGGGTGCGGCGGATGGTGTCGCTGGAGTCGAGGGAGCGGTGGCGCTTCGCGTCCGGCCACGGGGGGATGTCGAGGCCGGCCGTGGCGGACGGCGTCGTGCACGTCAGCAGCGGGCCTGAGCTGTATGCCCTGGACGCGGCCACCGGGCAGCAGCGGTGGAGCTTCGTCACCGGTCATGACCGGATCAGCCCGCTGGCGCCGGTGGTGGCCGGCTCGGTGGTCCACTTCGGCAGCGACGACGCGATGGGCGTCGTGTACGCGTTGGACGCACCCACCGGGCGGCAGCTCTGGAAGGCCGGTACCGGTGCGCCCGTGAGCTCACGTGCCGCCGTGGCCGACGGGATGGTGTACATCGGCAACGGGAACGGTCTGCGGGCCCTCGACGCCACCACCGGGGAGCAGCGATGGGAACTGACCGGCGGCGAGGTGCTCGGATGCCCGGCCGTGGCCGACGGGGTGGTGTACGCACACGTCGGCGGGGAGCGCGACAACAAGGGTCTCCATGCCGTGGACGCGGCCACCGGGGAGAGGCGCTGGCGGTTCACCACCGGCCGCGAGTGGAACGAGGCATCGGTGCCGGCGGTGTCCGGGGGAACCGTCTTCCTGAGCAGCGGAAGCAGCCTGTACGCGGTGGACGCCCACGACGGGCGGCGGAAGTGGGAGTGCCGCACCGGCCACTATGTGACCGCCTCCCCCGCAGTCGCCGACGGCCTTGTGCACTGCGGCAGTTGGGACAACCATCACTACGCGGTGGATGCCGCCACCGGCGAGCCGCGATGGCGGTTCGCCGCCGACGGGGCGGTGGCGTCCTCGGCGGCGGTGGCCGACGGGCTGGTCCACTTCGGCTCCTGGGACCACCACCTGTACACCGTGGACGCGGCCACCGGCGCGTTGCGCGGGAAGTTCCCAGCGGGTCACCGGGTGGGCTCGCCGACGGTCGTGGACGGCGTGGTCTACGTCGGCACCCTCAACGGCCACCTCCTCGCCCTGCGATCTCCGACCACCGAGCCGGAGCGCACCGGGGACTGA
- the argC gene encoding N-acetyl-gamma-glutamyl-phosphate reductase, giving the protein MAVRAAVAGASGYAGGELLRLLLAHPEIEIGALTGNSNAGQRLGALQPHLLPLADRVLQETTPEVLAGHDVVFLALPHGQSAAVAEKLGPDVLVVDMGADFRLKDAADWERFYGSAHAGTWPYGLPELPGARAALEGSKRIAVPGCYPTAASLALFPAYAASLAEPEAVIVAASGTSGAGKAPKAHLLGSEVMGSMSPYGVGGVHRHTPEMIQNLGAAAGEPVTVSFTPTLAPMPRGILATCTAKAREGVTAESVRAAYEKAYADEPFVHLLPEGQWPATASVYGSNAVQVQVAFDAAAHRIIAISAIDNLTKGTAGGAVQSMNIALGLDEATGLSTIGVAP; this is encoded by the coding sequence ATGGCGGTACGTGCGGCAGTGGCCGGAGCGAGTGGGTACGCGGGCGGGGAACTGCTGCGTCTGCTCCTGGCGCACCCCGAGATCGAGATCGGCGCTCTGACCGGAAACTCCAACGCGGGGCAGCGGCTCGGTGCGCTGCAGCCGCATCTGCTGCCGCTCGCCGACCGCGTGCTTCAGGAGACCACACCCGAGGTCCTCGCGGGGCACGATGTCGTCTTTCTCGCGTTGCCCCACGGCCAGTCCGCCGCCGTCGCCGAGAAACTCGGGCCTGACGTACTGGTCGTCGACATGGGGGCCGACTTCCGGCTGAAGGACGCGGCCGACTGGGAGCGGTTCTACGGCTCGGCGCATGCCGGGACCTGGCCCTACGGCCTCCCCGAACTGCCGGGTGCCCGCGCTGCGCTGGAGGGGTCCAAGCGCATCGCGGTGCCCGGTTGCTACCCGACGGCCGCCTCGCTGGCGCTCTTCCCGGCGTACGCCGCCTCTCTCGCCGAGCCCGAGGCCGTGATCGTCGCCGCCTCCGGGACCTCCGGAGCGGGCAAGGCGCCCAAGGCGCACCTGCTGGGCAGCGAGGTCATGGGCTCCATGTCCCCGTACGGCGTCGGCGGCGTCCACCGGCACACCCCCGAGATGATCCAGAACCTCGGCGCGGCCGCCGGTGAGCCCGTCACCGTCTCCTTCACCCCGACCCTCGCCCCGATGCCCCGCGGCATCCTCGCCACATGCACGGCGAAGGCGCGCGAGGGCGTCACGGCCGAGTCCGTACGGGCCGCGTACGAGAAGGCCTACGCCGACGAACCGTTCGTGCATCTGCTGCCCGAGGGCCAGTGGCCCGCGACCGCGTCCGTCTACGGTTCCAACGCCGTTCAGGTGCAGGTCGCGTTCGACGCGGCCGCGCACCGGATCATCGCGATCAGCGCCATCGACAACCTCACCAAGGGCACCGCGGGCGGTGCCGTCCAGAGCATGAACATCGCCCTCGGGCTCGACGAGGCCACGGGCCTTTCCACGATCGGAGTCGCACCGTGA